The proteins below come from a single Tissierella sp. MB52-C2 genomic window:
- a CDS encoding VanZ family protein, translating to MINARKKISWLLVILWMTLIFYLSHQPVAKSNKLSTGITEKLIEVVERIDSDKDFNLGRVNHIIRKNAHFFAYLILGILVINGLKSSGITGLKSIGLGILVCVLYAISDEVHQLFVPGRGGQVKDVFIDSAGSITGIIAYKMINKNKESAQNTMQEKK from the coding sequence ATGATAAATGCGAGAAAAAAGATTTCTTGGCTACTGGTAATATTGTGGATGACTTTGATATTTTATTTATCACATCAACCAGTTGCGAAATCAAATAAATTAAGTACAGGAATAACAGAAAAATTAATAGAAGTAGTAGAAAGGATAGATTCTGATAAGGATTTTAATTTAGGACGAGTTAATCATATTATAAGAAAGAATGCTCATTTTTTTGCATATCTGATCTTAGGAATATTGGTGATAAATGGATTAAAAAGTAGTGGTATAACTGGGCTTAAGAGTATAGGATTAGGAATACTTGTATGTGTATTATATGCTATAAGTGATGAGGTACATCAACTATTTGTTCCTGGAAGAGGTGGGCAAGTTAAGGATGTATTTATTGATAGTGCTGGATCTATCACCGGAATTATTGCATATAAGATGATAAATAAGAATAAAGAATCAGCCCAAAATACTATGCAAGAAAAAAAGTAA